The Cryptosporangium phraense region GACCAGCGCTCATCGTATTAGTCCTGGGGACTGTGCACGTCGCCTTGCCAGCGATCCGCTATACATGCACAATCGCCGCGGACCTCCGAACATTCGAAGGATTGGTGTGACTGCACCCGCCGAAGATCTTCCCGATGACGTGGCCGTTCGAATGCGCTCGTGCCGACCGGACGATCTAAACCAGGTATCTGACCTCGACCACCAAGCATTCGGCCGGAACTCTCCACCGCGCTTCGTGTTCGCGCAGCTCAGGGATATTGTCGGATCCGGCTTCCGGGTCGTCGAGCAGCACGGTGAAATCGTCGCCTATACAATCTCCGTTCAGACCGGCACCCTGTTGAGCGCGACGGCTCCGGGTCCGGGCCGCATCAACCTATTGGCCGAGGTTGAGAAGGAAATCAAAGGCGCCGCTGCGACAAGCACCGGCATCGGGCACCCAACGCATCATACGATGCTGCCCGGTAAGCTCGCGCCCAAATATGAGATCCGCAGATTCGCAACCTCGGATATCGATGAGCTCTACCAAGTGGAGAATCAAACATTTGTCGAGGATCCGTATCCGCGGCGCCTGCTCGGCCGACTGGGCGCCGTCTTCCGGGACGGATTTCTCGTGGCTGAGCGCCATAGTCGGCACGCTGCCCCCGAAATCGTCGGCTCCCTCGTTTCCGTCGTCGACGCCGGCTGCCCCGGAGTCGGCTGGATCATGTCGCTCGGAGTTCTCGAAGCTCATCGCCGAGAGGGCGTCGGCACCTGCCTCATGAACGCGGCAGAGGCGTACCTCCACGAGGCCGGCTGCGAAAAGATCAAATTGACGGTCGACCCCGTGAACAAGATCGCTCTCCACCTCTACCAGCAACGGAACTATGCACTGGTGGAGCGCATCGACGACTATCACGGAACTGGCCGGAGTCGCCTCCTGATGGTGCAGGACGCGAGCGATGCACCGTCCCATCGACGCTAGTCACGGTCGAGCAGGAGTGATCTGGCGACTGCGTATGACAATCAATACGCTCAGCGCGATTCCGAGCAACGCCAGGTAACCCGCGAATGCGGTAACCGCAAAACCTCGCTCGGGCGACGACGCGTACGTGATCAACCCACTGGCGGCCAGCAACCCGTACAGCCTCCAATTCTCCGTCGCCGGATCTACGAATGCTTTGCGGAAGGTCGGCACCGCCGCTAAAGCATCGGCGACGATCGCGAACAGGATGGCCAGCCGCGCCTCCCAGAAGACGGCCCAGAGGATCAGCCCGACCGCCGCCGCGACACCACAGGCCACATCGAAGCGCGAAATCCGCCACGTGGAGTTACCGTAGAATAGAGCAACGAAGAAAATAACTGTCGGATCGAGTCCGACCACGAACGTGACGAGCGCTGGAAGCCCTACCCCCTCGCTGAGTTGAGCCGCAAAGGCCAAGTACGGCCCGATGGACCAGAACAACCAGGTCACCATGTGCGGCACTATTCGCCGTTGTACGACTTGCGAGACGAAGATCCCGCCGTTGACGAGGTTGATCACAGCCGCGACGTATATGAACTCCGGCGGTAGTAGCAGCGCTAGCCCCTCTTCCGACCGACGGCGAGAAGCATCCCCGCGTATCCGTGGCGGAGGGGTGCATCCGAGGCAGGAACGTACCAAGTTTTCAGCTCATCGGCTAACGAGCCAAGTGATTCCTTGATCTTTTCTTGCTCGACCGAGACGGCCGGGTACGACGCGCCATCAACGTTGTAGCCATCAGATTCGACCATGAACGCGCTCGCGAATGGCGCGCCCCTCTTCAAGATGGCGAAAAATTTGGCCACCGCCTTCTCGAATTCGTCCTTCTTGTCAGTCAGTGACTCCGCCACGAAGAACATCGTTCCGATGTCATAGGTCGGATCAGAAACCAGTCTGAACAGATCGCGGCGTTCCACTGATGTCTTGCTGGACAAATCGGCCCGCGGGTTCCTGACGCTCCGATACGGCTCCACCGTGCTCAACTCGCGCCAGAAAGGATCCCAGTATCTGGCATAGCCGGCAGCTCCGTGCACCTGTTCCCTCAACCATCTGACGTTCGATACCGAAAAGTCCAGGAGTATCAATCTTCCGACATGAGGGAGCATGGCGAACGCAGGATACAAATTCGGCCCGGCCCCCAAATCGACCCCGATCGAATCCGGCGCCGGGGCGCACGCGACGAAATGGTCTCGCATGAGACCCAGGAAGTACTGATCGTCGGGCCGAAGCTTCGCATAGTTGGTGTCGGCATATCGCTTCGCATTGAAATGCGCCCAATCGAAGGCGCGATTCCCCTTCGGCTTCGTCGTCATCAGCGCCCCCGCATCCGTGACACCCTGACACAGGCGGCCGCCGACTAGCCGTCACGTCGCCGAGTTCAAGAGTAAGGGCGCGTCGAACATCCCACGGTGGTTTCAATGAAACCAGGAACAAGGAAGCAGTACCGATGACGGAGGGACAGCAGGGAATCTCCTACGCTGACCGCCGCGGAGCTACGGAATCCCGTTGCATCGCTATCCCGTACATCTGTAGTTGATCCCGGACGCGTGCGACCTGCGTTTCCCATTGCCGGCTGAAGCCGGACGCCCTGTCGACCTGCTCCCAGAGTCCGCGAAGTTGATCGTCGGCCCGGGCCGCGGGCATCCAGAGGTGAAGGAGGTGATCGACTACCGGCTGTAGGTCGTTGACCACGCGCGGACTCATCCCGTCGTCGAGTCCGCTGCGCCGGAGCAGGTCGAGCAACGACGTGAGTAGCCAATCGTGCCGGGCGACGTCAGTTGCGAGGATCGCAGCGTTCTGGGGTGTCACGCTCGACGACGATATTCGCAGCGTGCGGAGTTCGTCTTTTTCGACATTGAACTCGATTCGGTCCACTCCATCCGCCGGGTCTTCGAGGATCCACCGCAGGTTCGTACGGTTGGAGCGAAATGGTTGTCGACCGTCGAGCCGGTTGGAGTGCTGGACATCATCCAGCACCCGGGCGGCGATGCTGCCGAGATCGAGCCCGGCGCCTTCGTCTGCCCTCAGGAAGCCCGTCTGAATGGCGTCGATCTTGAACGAACCGATCGTTTCGGCGATGCCTGGCCGCGCGATGTAGTACGACCAGGGCCGTCGGCCCGACGAGGAGGCCGGTTCTACCTGAACCGTCGCCGAGGCCTGCAGGATGCGCCCCCCCGTCAGGAACGCCTTCTCCGAGACGACTCCGACCAGCCGCGGACGCTTGCCGGTCGACACCTCCAGAGTGCAGTCCACCCCCGTCAGACGGCCGGAGTACTCGGCATAGGCAATCGGCCGTTCACGCGTCCGCACGGGCACGCCGAGCGTCAGGGCGAGCACTCGACGTGCATCATCGTCGGTCAGCGGCTGCGAGTTCCGAAGGAGACCGGTCCGAACCTCACTCAGAACCAGCATGGTGTCACTCGTCCTTCGTCACAGACCCAAGAACAGGTAGCTGAC contains the following coding sequences:
- a CDS encoding GNAT family N-acetyltransferase translates to MTAPAEDLPDDVAVRMRSCRPDDLNQVSDLDHQAFGRNSPPRFVFAQLRDIVGSGFRVVEQHGEIVAYTISVQTGTLLSATAPGPGRINLLAEVEKEIKGAAATSTGIGHPTHHTMLPGKLAPKYEIRRFATSDIDELYQVENQTFVEDPYPRRLLGRLGAVFRDGFLVAERHSRHAAPEIVGSLVSVVDAGCPGVGWIMSLGVLEAHRREGVGTCLMNAAEAYLHEAGCEKIKLTVDPVNKIALHLYQQRNYALVERIDDYHGTGRSRLLMVQDASDAPSHRR
- a CDS encoding SCO2525 family SAM-dependent methyltransferase, which produces MTTKPKGNRAFDWAHFNAKRYADTNYAKLRPDDQYFLGLMRDHFVACAPAPDSIGVDLGAGPNLYPAFAMLPHVGRLILLDFSVSNVRWLREQVHGAAGYARYWDPFWRELSTVEPYRSVRNPRADLSSKTSVERRDLFRLVSDPTYDIGTMFFVAESLTDKKDEFEKAVAKFFAILKRGAPFASAFMVESDGYNVDGASYPAVSVEQEKIKESLGSLADELKTWYVPASDAPLRHGYAGMLLAVGRKRG
- a CDS encoding SCO2521 family protein encodes the protein MLVLSEVRTGLLRNSQPLTDDDARRVLALTLGVPVRTRERPIAYAEYSGRLTGVDCTLEVSTGKRPRLVGVVSEKAFLTGGRILQASATVQVEPASSSGRRPWSYYIARPGIAETIGSFKIDAIQTGFLRADEGAGLDLGSIAARVLDDVQHSNRLDGRQPFRSNRTNLRWILEDPADGVDRIEFNVEKDELRTLRISSSSVTPQNAAILATDVARHDWLLTSLLDLLRRSGLDDGMSPRVVNDLQPVVDHLLHLWMPAARADDQLRGLWEQVDRASGFSRQWETQVARVRDQLQMYGIAMQRDSVAPRRSA